In one window of Juglans regia cultivar Chandler chromosome 3, Walnut 2.0, whole genome shotgun sequence DNA:
- the LOC108983406 gene encoding transcription factor bHLH106-like — MHQPAENQDLYRFITGNGVINVGTYGFPANCEFPGMQSFSCSSSYYPLGVSGLADTPPQDRALAALKNHKEAEKRRRERINSHLDKLRSLLPCNSKTDKASLLAKVVQRVKELKEQTSEITELETFPSETDEITVLSGDHSDGRLIFKASLCCEDRTDLIPDLIEILKSLHLTTLRAEMATLGGRIRNVLVVAADKDHSIESVHFLQNALKSLLERSSSSDRSKRRRIILDRKMIM, encoded by the exons ATGCATCAGCCTGCCGAAAACCAAGACCTCTACCGCTTCATCACCGGCAACGGCGTTATCAACGTCGGAACATATGGTTTCCCGGCAAACTGTGAGTTTCCGGGGATGCAAAGCTTCTCATGTAGTTCCTCATACTATCCCTTGGGGGTGTCGGGTTTAGCGGATACGCCACCGCAGGATAGAGCACTTGCCGCTTTGAAGAATCATAAAGAGGCTgagaagaggaggagagagagaatcaaCTCCCATCTCGATAAACTGAGGAGTCTTCTTCCTTGTAATTCTAAG ACAGACAAAGCTTCACTACTGGCAAAAGTGGTTCAACGTGTTAAAGAGCTGAAAGAACAAACGTCAGAAATCACTGAACTGGAAACCTTCCCGTCTGAAACTGATGAAATCACCGTACTCTCGGGCGACCACAGTGATGGCAGATTAATATTCAAGGCCTCATTGTGCTGTGAGGACCGCACCGATCTGATACCAGACCTAATCGAAATTCTAAAGTCTCTCCATTTGACAACTCTAAGAGCAGAGATGGCCACACTCGGCGGAAGAATTCGCAATGTTCTTGTTGTCGCTGCGGATAAAGATCACAGCATTGAGTCAGTACATTTCTTGCAAAATGCCTTGAAATCTTTACTTGAACGTTCAAGTTCTAGTGATCGGTCCAAAAGGCGACGCATAATATTAGATCGAAAAATGATTATGTAA